The DNA segment ttacatcatttaaaaaaacggattgcatatatgtttttcctttaaacattaaatttacattttttttattttgccatctTTTTTTGCATGCCGAATTGATGTGCACGCAACTGCGTGTTGGCGATTAGGGTGCTACGCGCCTGGATGTTTCTTACCTGAAAATATCCTGAACTTTAAgatttttggtttaaaattaattaaattgctggatgatatatataatcaaatacGTCGTTTAATtcttcaacattaaaaaaaaacacttctaAATGCACACTCCAAACGTTGCCTAGTATGACCactcacttttaaaaaaaatcctggatCCCCGTCTCAGTTTGTGTGTTGCTAAACGGCATCTCAGTCAATGGTGTTTTATCGAATGGAAAAGTTTGGAATAAAATAGTTTGAATTTCTTGTTGGGGTGCACATGCGGAAATGCATCGCCAGCTTTACTGACCGTTGATTAAATGTTGATAAAGGTTTTACTACAAGTATCATCTCTAAAGATCCATGACAATGAGATCAAGGCCAGACAAATCATCATCAGGCAGCTATGTATATACTACAATTAGTCCATACGCTaattatagttgacctattacttattagtgaaaaacagaccaaaatacaaaaacttttcatttacattgaaccatgaaaacgaGTTCAAGGTCAGAAACTAcctgccaggcagacatgtagaacttacaataattccatacaccaaaatATAGTTGATCTTTTCAGGgaatttttatactaagtacatGAGACTTCCAGGGGAGGCAGGGGTTTGGAGGCCGCTGATTGAGGCCCCcgccgattttttttctttcaaaaaatggCTAAAAATTACTGGGTTTTCTTTGATTTCCTTACTTAAAGAAACATCAGTACTGCTTGAACCTGCATAAAGCAATTTTTATGCAAAAGCAAACAGAGATCACAGTGCTGTTTGGGGTGAGCCAAGGCAATTTTTATGCGATATTTATTATctgtttaaaagatatttttgttagAAATCAAAATGgtaacttaaaataaaacataaaaagcaaGATCACAGAAcgcaagatatttttattttatcgaatttcaatattgcataaaaacaattttgatctgagcgtcactgatgagtcttatgtagacgaaacgcgcgtctggcgtataaaataataattctggtacttttgataactatttacaccactgggtcgatgccactgctggtggacgtttcgtccccgagggtatcaccagcccagtagttagcacttcggtgttgacatgaatatcaattatatggtaattttaataaatttccggttacaaaactttgaatttttcgaaaaactaagaattttcttaccccaggagtagattaccttagccgtatttggcacaactttttggaattttgggtcctaaatgctcttcaactttgtatgtATTTGGCTTTTCAACTATttagatctgagcgtcactgatgagtctaatgtagacgaaacgcgcgtctggcgtataaaataataatcctggtacttttgataactatttacaccactgggtcgatgccactgttggtggacgtttcgtccccgagggtatcaccagcccagtagttagcacttcggtgttgacatgaatatcaattatatggtttGTTCTCGTcttagccaagggttacgaccTAGTCCGGGATCGTAACtattggctagcgaagatggttTGTTTTGTGCTTTTATTTGGAACAGTCATCCACATTCGGATTGACTCACGGTATTAAGACTCCACTGATGACATACTACTGGTATTCAACGGCTTTCTTTCTCAGAACCATTGAACACTTAATCACCTTCACAAGTGCCCTCTATTGTCTTCACTATAATCTATAGGTGAACCAAGATAATTATTAATACAACTAAATCTAGTATCAACTATCAACCTATCATATCTGGTGTGCTAATGTAAAGTTCAAGTTGAGAACAACTGTATATCTAGATTTAAATGTTctcaatttgatttttgtatgcAAAACataagcaatattttgttaaagtttCTATCTATCAATGTGAGGATAACATCTTGCTGTAAAATGTATCTTTTACTTAGATTGTCAAGTAATCTTCTACTTTCAACATTGGTAATTTACTGTTGCCTCTCATTTGTACATATACATAGATGTGTCAATTTGTGACCAATACGTTTAATATatcttatttgtattaaaacgAAACACTATCTAGTGAGCATTGATAATCATACAAAATTTCATAAGCAAACTCGAAATGGTTTGAAAGTAGAGTGGAAACGATTTGTGATGAACTGACACACACAGTGTCTGATGAACATGGTGAATGACTTTCTATGAGCCTTCTGCCAATTTCAAACACTGAATCAGTAGAGTCCAAATAAATACGGTCAGCCAGGGTCCTGTGACCTCAGGCAAACACCAAATATTGGATACATAAACAAGGGTCCTATGATTAGTATGGGTATAATATAATTTGTGGTAGTTTGGACTTGTAAAAACCATTCAGGGGAGGGTGCCTGATAGACTTGTTTTATGCACAGTAACCTTGAAAAAACATGCTGTAAAGTCTGACCAGTTCATGAAATTTCATTAATTAATAATCATGCCTAGCCCCTTTCAGTTTTTCCATTTGCCCCTTTTGGCGATCGTTTGTGTAAACAGAAcatataactagaggctctataGAGCCTGTGTCGATCACCTTGCTCTATGTGAATATCAAATAAAGACGCAGATggattaatgacaaaattgtgttttggtgatgtgtctgtacattttactttactgaacattcttgctgcttacaattatctcttttTATGATAAACTTGGCCCGCAGTAGTTTTGGTGGGAAAATgttaaaggggtcaattgaccattttggtcatgttgacttattttaaggtcttactttgctgtacattattgctgtttacagtttatctctatctataaaaatattcaaaataataacaaaaaacggaaaaatttccttaaaattaccaattcaggagcagcaacctaacaacgggttgtctgatcaacctgaaaatttcagggcagatagatattgacctggtaaacaattaaatcccagtcagatttgctataaatgctttggttttgagttataaggcaaaaaatgcattttatccctatgttctatttttagccgggGCAGCCATTGGCGGGATCAcaacacacatttttaaaactagataaccaaatgatgattgtggccaagtttggtttaatttggcccagtagtttcagaggagaagatttttgtaaaagattactaagatttacgaaaaattgttaaaaatttactataaagggcaatagcTCCTAAAGGgctcaactgaccattttggtcatgttgacttatttggaaatcttactttgctgaacattattgctgcttacagtttatctttatctataataatattcaagataataaccaaaaacagcaaaatatccttaaaattaccaattcaggggcagcaacccgacaacgggttgtctgattcatctgaaaaagatcttgacctaattaacaattttaccccatgtcagatttgctctaaatgctttggtttttgagttataagctaaaaactgcattttacccctatgttctatttttagctgtggtggccatcttgtaTGTTTGGCggggtcacaccacacattatttaaactagacaccccaatgatgattgtggccaagtttggtttaatttggcccagtagtttcagagaagaagatttttgtaaaagccaACGACTATGGACAACTACGATAGACAACtacggatgccaagtgatgagaaaagcttacTTGGCCCTTTTgcccaggtgagctaaaaatcataTTTAGCTGAAcacaagaatttaaaaaaagtgcaaGTTACTGTTAACAGTCTTCAGGGGTATGGAAATCTGTAAAAATTACCGTCCAACATCAGAGGACAGCGTCATCCTAGTTAATGGAAGGACAGTAATtgtatttctttataatttaaatgcaatttACAACCTGAAGTTGGTaattttgaaatagttatcaaaggtaccaggattataatttaatacgccaggcACACGTTTCGtttgcataagactcatcagtgacgctcagatcaaaatagttataaagccaaacaagtgcaaagttgaagagtattgaggacaaTGAGATATGTCTTGCATTTTGTATTGTTGATggaaatgcaaatgttgaaattaaaatagcaatatttAAATGGGTAAATTATGCAAATCactcaaagtcaatgaaccatgattgAAGAAGTAGGACCAAAACACCTCCATGGAAATATTAAAATGCCAATGCTTTACAAAActacataccaaatatcattgactttaaGTGGTTCTCTTAAAACTAACCTAAACACAAACACATGCAGAAGTTTTAAAGACAATGAACCATTGGGGTTGGGCCATCATATAGACTTGCAAATCCCagtacaactgcataccaaatatcattgacttaacatTAGTTGTTCATCTCAAACTGATCTAATCATAaacttaaacatgtaaacagtGTAAAACATTCAGTCAATGAATCACAAAGAAGGAGGTACAAACAAAATGTAGGGGTTGGGTTAATGTTGGTAAACCACACATCATCCATGGTACTCTGCCAAAACATATCtctaaacaaatcaaatcatgCATGTGTTTGTCATGTCAGTGTATACAAATCATGCATGTGTTTGTCATGTTAGTATATACAAATCATGCATGTGTTTGTCATGTCAGTGTATACAAATCATGCATGTGTTTGTCATGTCAGTATATACAAATCATGCATGTGTTTGTCATGTCAGTGTATACAAATCATGCATGCGTTTGTCATGTTAGTATATACAAATCATGCATGTGTTTGTCATGTTAGTATATACAAATCATGCATGTGTTTGTCATGTCAGTATATACAAATCATGCATGTGTTTGTCATGTTAGTGTATACAAATCATGCATGTGTTTGTCATGTTAGTATATACAAATCATGCATGTGTTTGTCATGTTAGTATATACAAATCATGCATGTGTTTGTCATGTCAGTGTatacaaaaatgtgtttgtCATGTCAGTATATACAAATCATGCATGTGTTTGTCATGTTAGTGTATACAAATCATGCATGCGTTTGTCATGTTAGTGTATACAAATCATGCATGCGTTTGTCATGTTAGTATATACAAATCATGCATGTGTTTGTCATGTTAGTGTATACAAATCATGCATGCGTTTGTCATGTCAGTATATACAAATCATGCATGTGTTTGTCATGTTAGTATATACAAATCATGCATGTGTTTGTCATGTTAGTATATACAAATCATGCATGCGTTTGTCATGTTAGTATATACAAATCATGCATGTGTTTGTCATGTTAGTATATACAAATCATGCATGTGTTTGTCATGTCAGTGTATACAAATCATGCATGCGTTTGTCATGTTAGTATATACAAATCATGCATGTGTTTGTCATGTTAGTATATACAAATCATGCATGTGTTTGTCATGTCAGTGTATACAAATCAGTTTCTGAAACTATCTGATGACATTTACATGGATCTGCACCCAGAAAATTATCCTTGTCTTAAAGCATGGGGCAGAatgtcagtggcggatccagagggggggttccgggggtccgcaccccccctttattttggccgatcaatgcatttgaatcgggataattttgcacccccccctgcaccccccctttgccctgggctagcaccccccctttcgaaaattcctgcatccgccactGAATGTAGTCCACTTAAATCAATTCAAGTCAATAAAAAAAGGGAATTAACTAAATATGgactttttaatttcatattctttaatatacaaaaataaaatatggtaaACATCTTAGAAACAGGTTTATTATAATGCTCTATAATCAAATTGTCAggacattttttgaaatattgggTACTTATCAGTTATGTATATACGTACATTaacaaaatgctcaaaactcaAATAGCTAATTAATAGATTAGGAAAGTTTCTATCTTTATTTCCAATATGCACGAGGATTTTTCTTGAACTTATTCAAACATTGAGGTGAACAGAGAAATCCTTGTATAGGAACCTCACTCCTTCCTGCATCACTTATTGAAGTTGAAGTAGAGGTCAAGTCTTTCAAAGATACTTTATGAATATATCTGGCACTAGACTCAAAACAATAAGCACCACACCAACACAGTCTGGCTGAATCTAAATATCTACACAAATGTCCATGTAAATCTTCATCTGTATAAGGCactctgaaaaataattaatgttgTACTGAGACATAATACCTAAATTAAGAATGATAAATCAATATATAGAACATCAGTTGGTCACTTTAAAAGTGTATATCTACATAAATACTAAGCAATTCTTAAGTAGATGTGAATTTTACTAGAAATTTATGATGATAATAATGTAAATCTATTTCTATTGTACAATGGGTAGACACAGACTAAAACTCAGGATAAAAGAGGGGTTTCAATCATATGTACcctttaaatgcattgatcttccAAAATAAATGGGGATTATATACTTACAACCCcagaaccctccccctggattcCCCACTGCAGACTGTTCTCAAGTCCCATCAGGTTTTTTCAGGACTTCCAGATTGGGCCTTCATTTTTGCAGGAATTTAAGATTTACACTTCTTGAGACTCAGGaattaatgattttaatttctagattcagaaaaaaaaaatgctttaggtacaataccaccaaatcattgtACTTCACATCgggttttataaaaaaatatttccttgaaattgacagttgtaggtaattaatcctacatacatgtacattttattgcagtaaaacatttctttgtcataaacatatgtctttggtatttcaatgcaccattatttttttatttggggtttctatagaatattttgtaaacttgaggttacatggttactAAATCTTCTACACAGATTAAATAAGGGGAGagatttgattggttaacttccagtgatggttattttcttatatgcaatgaaatgttatgtgaggTTTTTactatagtactggacaggataaaacttcaCTTCTGCCACTTTTTTACACATAATGTTTACCTGTGTctagaaaacaaaacacattcaCAACTCTTTTAatcaactcatcatagatgAAATTTTGAATAGTTTGGCAAAATACAGCAAACACCATCTATTCTTGAAGTAGAAAATCCTTAAAtgttacatacatttgtaaatcttaaatataaatttggaTAGTTCAAAGttacaaatgtacaaatttaCCTATATTTTTTGACAGATCTGGCACATGCTTCTACAAGTGATGGCACTCCAACATTGTCTTCTAAAAGAGAATCCTCAACTTCATCAGGGAAATTATTCCCAAAGAGATCAACATATTCCAGTTTCAGCTGCATGAAAGATGCTGGTAAAAGTGAGATTTTGTTTTGAGAAGCTgtaaaatgcttcaaatttctGAGTCTTCCTATCGTTGGAGGTAAATGTTCTAACAAGTTGTTATTTAACTTGAGATTATACAGGTTAGACAACTCACATATTTGTAGAGGAAGAAGTTTCAGCTGATTGAAGCTTAAGTCTAGAATACtcaatgtcaaaatcaaattcttttgtaaacaaaatcgTGGATTTATACTAGTGATAAGATTGTTATTTAAGTATAGTTCTCCTAACGTGGTAAACTTTCCAAAATCTGTCGAAATTTCTTCAACACAGTTTTCACTTAAATTCAAAACTTGCAATTTCTTCAAATCAAATATCCTTGAATCgattctttttaatttacaacTTGAAACCTGTAGACTTATTAATGATGATGGAAAGTTAGTGGTTAAAGGATAATCTTTTCTGGAGGTAACCACCATTTTACTTTTGGGCTTCTCCACATTTTTGGCTGATGCTGGTGCTAGAACAGATAAGGTGATGTGATCTATACTTTGGCCCTGAGCAGCCTTTTTCATCAGATTCAAAAAATTCTTTAACTGCAAAGGATCAGCCTACAAAGTAAAAATAGGAAATTAATTCATATTTGAATATACGGTACAGCAAGAAGAATTAAGGAATTGACCTAAAACATTGatcattgaaaaatgaaaatgtgtcaAGGTCAATTGATTCCTGTCAGACAGACATGCACACACTATAATTAATGCATTTTAcagtattaaacaaatatttttttaaagtaaatgagaAACACCTAATCCTGAATACCTAATAACACAAAACTAATACAATCTTTTGTATTAGTTAACTTCATGTTAAATAACTTTATAGATCTTGTCTGCATTTATAATCAGAAATAAGCAACAACTAAACCCAATAAGATATTTTGCAacaagatttattttacaatatgaTGTTATTATGTGTGTTCAGTATAAATTGGGTAAGGCTgttgcatttatatatttagacCAAAATCTATGGGgccacaattaataaaaatttggtttgcccaaaccctacccaaaggttgagacagtgggtaggtaggtaggcattttttttttttcaaaaagagaaattgaagtatcaggtGTTTGTCAGTCTTCATGGGtatctgaataaaaaaaccttcttcaaatcaggacaataaaagaatttgagtaggcagcttttttctgggtaggtagcgtttgggcaaacacaCCTATTCTTTTGTATGGCCTGGTGAAATGGCCATATCAGGTTAATTCATAAATTGTGTCATGCTTATGACATCACCAGTGACTTGTCTGGACTTGAAAGAGGCCACATTTAACATATATGTATCTGTTCCTTTATCAATAAACATATCATAGTTTTGAAGgtttgtataaattaaatattatttactatATCAGGGAATGAATAATACTTCCTCatttgaagaaagaaaaaaaaatgacaagtttTGTTCACTCTTTTTGtggcaagatttttttttttactacccAGTACATTGTATCTCTCACTAATAATAGCATAATTTAACAAGTTAATTGTATTTAACCATTTATTTTGGTAACCATGCAGCTTGGCATGCTAACTAAGGAACCCTTTGcaaaatgaaattggtaaagatgtctttttattataatgggAAAACTATCAAAGTGCTTTTTTTATACCCCTGATAAACTGAAATCTCTGGATTTTTAAGTCTTGaagatgtatttttattttcatatttcaggaTGTAACAAACTTGGCAAACTtgattttgcaaattttcaaggaaaaatgaatgaatatagattttacaaaatgtatgtgtgtGGTATGCCACGAAGTTGTGTtcacattataaaaacatattttattatcatgtttataggtTTTCAAATCCACAAAACACTGACGAGAGCTTGATgaggccaaaaaaaaattatatgtctgttaaggttacatcatcaaaataaatagggtaggtaggtcggtatttccattttattttttgagcCATGATTTTGAGTTGTGTGGTCTGTCTTGCCGTGGCCCAAGTTTTTCATGGGCCAAGTTCACCCGTATTTATAATGATTGGATTATGTCCCTTTGTTATTGATTGGAAAAAAATGGCagcaaaatgtttatttcattacaCGAGTCGCGAATTTCCTTAAAACAGCTATCATATGATATTCATGAATATGAACATAGGGATGTATCAGGCAACACTTTCTTCACTTTGAACACgtgttcagattattttttattttccgaCGGCAATAAAATGGCTAAGGGTCAGCGCTCAAAATAGGGTCGGTCAGGTAACtgtaaacagacatatatttttttttggcctgaGTACAACTTAGAAAGAGGTATCAGAGCTTACCTCATTTTCCCATTAGTTCTCATTTCaatcatgtttataattacTAAAACTATTCTGaggatatttattttaaatattgtttcatatttttgcagTGACAATGGTCATATCTGGAGAAGGTTTCATTAACCTTTTATTTGCTTGAGAATTTTTTCTGGGGTTTGCAGTTGGCTGTTAATTTATGTCTTCATTTACAGACTGTGTACATGTGTTAACTTATTAATATAATAAACTAAATAAAGTGTTGACATGCAAACAGATTTGTCTTCcctttatgttattttaaaagtacatgtataatgtagaTGCTGAtattaaattgtaatatttgGCAAATGTTTAAAGTCAAGATACCTTGACAGACCAATTATCTttgacctaccactagtggttctCTCCatataaactgacctaatcaccaACTTTTGCATCTttctttatatacacagaaattTACTCTACAACACCATAAATTGCCTgtgcatttgtttttcatgtcaTTCTCTGGTACCTTTGACTTTTTTAGCATGAAGTATTGTAAATGGATAtcaattaataattaaattaatatCTTCGACCCTACCTTGCTTAAGCATATATCCTGTTCAGGTTCTTTAAAGCGAATTGTAGCTTTCCCTTCATTTAAGAATTTCCCGaaaatttgctgaacattatctTTTATCTGAAAGGTAtaatcaaattttttaattttttaatatgcatttgataggcaatttttttatcaaatactttTCCTATCATACATGAACATGTGTTGTAAAATTATCTGAAAAGATTTATAGgtttaaataatttacttttaaccCAAAAAAGAATACAATCAAAATCACTGGAAACATCATGTGTTTTCCCTACAGCAGTCAGGAGTCTAcctcgtcaaaattatctccccattacgctaGTTCgttttcacaatcgtagaaatggaagccattgtagggatgacgcgctaccAATTTTTCTCTTAGAAACGGATAAATTTTCCCACATTGCACCATTACAATTCTTATATgtcagttatattttaaaagaaaaatgtatcaactagctaatgagcatcggttaatgatcttgtctgcattgattcaacttaaaactatttgtctgatcggttgtcaggtgtaattttcaaaaattcataaacatttaaaaaagatttttttagtgtatgaagactataaaccctatttatcacacacaaaaaaaatagaatttttcgaagatatgcattttcatcatccaacttgtaagactgtcgtcaagtactttcagtaaaaCAATAGCTATTCAAACACGccttctctgtttttgtgactcattagataggtatttcacttgacccatatatttcatcttttagtacttttatttttttgtgttataaagtcaacctgtagctttaatatataaaaatgatagaatctgaagcaagacgatgtatgaaatattcttactttgtacGATATCAAGCCAAAATACCCAACTCAAACACACCcaaacataaaaaggtgcactcgattttctctttttgatacaattgttatcttttttttggaactttttcttcaatcacataatggaagggcagacacgaaaattactgaactaatagattgatatgttttgtgtccgtggtaattttttcaaaaaaatcggaggttatgcattttcgtcatccaacttgaaagatacccatgtcgtcgacttgctatctaattgttctgcttaaatatgtactagataaattgaaaacttatatatgcaaatggtgtttttaaa comes from the Mytilus trossulus isolate FHL-02 chromosome 3, PNRI_Mtr1.1.1.hap1, whole genome shotgun sequence genome and includes:
- the LOC134712378 gene encoding leucine-rich repeat protein 1-like translates to MRLTCNVDVVNRNLPSANIKKSSKAQHTQLSIGKKPGGGSKEAPLFLMMCRAKDRNGTKFKIKDNVQQIFGKFLNEGKATIRFKEPEQDICLSKADPLQLKNFLNLMKKAAQGQSIDHITLSVLAPASAKNVEKPKSKMVVTSRKDYPLTTNFPSSLISLQVSSCKLKRIDSRIFDLKKLQVLNLSENCVEEISTDFGKFTTLGELYLNNNLITSINPRFCLQKNLILTLSILDLSFNQLKLLPLQICELSNLYNLKLNNNLLEHLPPTIGRLRNLKHFTASQNKISLLPASFMQLKLEYVDLFGNNFPDEVEDSLLEDNVGVPSLVEACARSVKKYRVPYTDEDLHGHLCRYLDSARLCWCGAYCFESSARYIHKVSLKDLTSTSTSISDAGRSEVPIQGFLCSPQCLNKFKKNPRAYWK